From the genome of Galactobacillus timonensis:
CTGTCTGATCTGCCTTCTCAATCGATGATTTAAGACCAGTCATCCGATACAGCTTATCTGCAGCTTGATCCAGGAGCTCTCCACGATGAGCGAGGATCAGGACTCTGTTTCCAGCTCTTACCTGATCCTCTGCCACCTTGGAGAAAACAACTGTCTTTCCTGTACCTGTAGGAAGGACCAGCAGAGTTCTTTTCTTTCCGCTGGCCCATTCGTGTTCAATTGCTTCTCTTGCCGCCTCCTGATATGGGCGGAGCTGTGTCATTTCTTCCAGCTCCCCCAGCTGTTAGTGGATGCAGCTTCTTCTTTCGGATACAGCTTGGAAATCTTCATCGCAGTCCCATCTGTCCCGTCTTTCTTTTTGTAGGTTTCATGTTTGATCTGGAGTTTTCCGGTCTTTCCAATGTGATGATCCTTGGTCCAGTCAAAATGAATCGGATCGCCTTTCTTATGCAGGCCGATCGAATCATAATACTGAGCAATCATGCCCAGGCATCCGCGTGAATTCCACATGTAGAGGTTGAAGTTTTCAATATCGACATTGGATCCGTCTTCCGGATTCTTAACGCGGAATACCGGATTGACCTGTTTGCAGTTACCGACTTTTCCACCAACATCCTGATGACGGCTTTCCTTCAGATCAACAATTGTGAACTCATAGTCTCCTTCAGGAAGGAGAACATAATTGCCCCGATCATAGTCACCGAGATCAGCTGCTGAGAATACTGCAGAATCATTCAGTTCTCCGCCTTCTGCTGGTGCTGAGTTATTTGTCTTGTAATATTCCATTTATTTTTTCCTCCTCAGAATGGCAATTTTCTTTGTTCTTTGATGCTGTTCATGACTGCTTTCCAATTAGGAACTAAGAAGCCAAGATAGTAATCCGGATCATACTTATCAATAGGCATATCCGACGGGAAATGCCCCTGATCACCAACCACCTGCATCAGTTCGCTTGGATGGACGTTATCCGCTTTCATGAGATCTCTTAGCTCTTTTGGCAGATGAGACATTACATCATCTTCTGCATCTGTATATGGAGTGGGGAACCAATTATTGAGCAGATCGAGATCAGGTGTCTTTTCAGCGTGCTGTTCTTCTGTTTTTACTGGTTCCGGTTTATTTTC
Proteins encoded in this window:
- a CDS encoding DEAD/DEAH box helicase family protein, whose protein sequence is MTQLRPYQEAAREAIEHEWASGKKRTLLVLPTGTGKTVVFSKVAEDQVRAGNRVLILAHRGELLDQAADKLYRMTGLKSSIEKADQTALGTWNRVTVGSVQSLQRENRLDRFDPNYYGTIIIDEAHHAITDGYRRIIDHFSDANVLGVTATPDR